In one Anopheles coustani unplaced genomic scaffold, idAnoCousDA_361_x.2 scaffold_13_ctg1, whole genome shotgun sequence genomic region, the following are encoded:
- the LOC131271257 gene encoding uncharacterized protein LOC131271257, whose amino-acid sequence MEWEAFKQSGSSAIPWADLGVGITRDEDAFLQAASTSGIVEANRQISVENRVEVIGSGSLILSTEEPETISSHEDTSIDGSDDDDDDIRVDCTRLARYVDSYSRHEALRRWAILELVSRSSLGKLLAILRKDYKLQLPKDARTLTKSSSQVSIDGLPLFKSSNTQLWPILIKVEELVDAPVMLVGVFGGQAKPENIEQYLRPLVLEVNDLQQRGLQFGDKQVHFKLRAIVADSPARAYLKAVTSYTGKHGCLKCSCVGEYIKPENKVIFDSVNSAPRTDAGFRAKVDKDHHKSWRTPLEDINNFHLIEDVVSIAS is encoded by the exons atggagtGGGAGGCATTCAAGCAAAGTGGATCAAGTGCTATACCGTGGGCAGATCTAGGCGTTG GTATAACCCGAGATGAAGATGCTTTTTTACAAGCGGCATCTACGAGCGGCATTGTTGAAGCCAACCGCCAGATAAGTGTAGAAAACAGGGTGGAGGTTATTGGTAGTGGAAGCTTAATTTTATCCACGGAGGAACCTGAAACAATTTCGAGCCATGAGGACACATCTATTGACGgatctgatgatgatgatgatgacatcAGAGTGGATTGCACTAGGTTGGCTAGATATGTAGATAGCTATAGCCGACATGAGGCGTTGAGACGGTGGGCAATCTTGGAACTCGTATCACGTTCGTCTCTAGGAAAACTTCTGGCGATCTTGAGGAAGGATTATAAATTGCAACTTCCTAAAGATGCACGGACACTTACCAAATCATCCTC ACAAGTGTCGATCGATGGGCTTCCCCTTTTTAAAAGTTCAAACACACAACTGTGGCCAATACTTATAAAGGTGGAAGAATTGGTAGATGCTCCGGTAATGCTTGTCGGTGTTTTTGGGGGACAAGCAAAGCCGGAGAACATCGAACAATATCTTCGGCCGCTAGTGTTGGAGGTGAACGATCTCCAGCAAAGAGGCTTGCAGTTCGGTGACAAGCAGGTGCATTTTAAACTTCGCGCCATTGTTGCCGATTCTCCGGCGCGGGCGTATCTAAAAGCTGTCACCAGTTATACTGGTAAGCATGGATGCTTAAAGTGTTCCTGTGTTGGGGAATACATCAAACCGGAGAATAAAGTCATTTTTGACTCCGTGAACTCTGCACCGCGCACGGACGCGGGCTTTCGAGCTAAGGTAGACAAGGACCATCATAAGAGTTGGCGGACACCACTAGAAGATATAAATAATTTCCATTTAATAGAAGACGTCGTT AGCATTGCTAGTTGA